Proteins encoded together in one Desulfovibrio sp. UCD-KL4C window:
- a CDS encoding sensor histidine kinase, translated as MSKLKFLDYIKPKTIQAYLVYMVTGMVLIQIGITWFLVSDLTSNTLKEQIGMRAMQTSQTIAEVPMIREALLAEDPDGKIQVVAENIRKKIGATYVVVGDSTGKRYSHPVQERVGKYFVGGDTGPVLKEGKSYVSEAVGTLGPSMRSFVPILGDDSKILGFVSVGYLTENVQKNISEHLNRPLWFILGLTLIGLFSTAYIARHLKRITLNLEPAEITNLYLERGAVLETIREGVIATDDKGEIRLANKAALNYTCFNSAELVGKMMGDVIPCAGLDHALTTGESEYDQERIVNGQELIFNIVPVLQGGEVKGLVASFRRKDELDRVSHELSSIQAYSELLRAQTHEYSNKLHTIAGLIQIEAYQEALDLITCESSGYEDLIMFLNKAVPHPVIAAIVIGKFNRAKELKVKFDVDREGTMVDVPDWIKQEKIVTIVGNLLDNAFDAVVGCGKKNCKVQLSFTDLGNDIVFEVEDSGPGIPSDKIDHIFEKGVSSKGTGRRGLGLYLVKQRLDELGGFVSVSSDGVGGTLFSVIIPKIKRSGI; from the coding sequence ATGTCTAAATTGAAATTTCTTGATTATATAAAACCGAAAACAATTCAGGCTTATCTCGTTTACATGGTAACTGGTATGGTTCTGATTCAGATAGGTATTACATGGTTTCTGGTTTCAGATCTTACTTCGAATACCCTTAAAGAACAGATAGGAATGCGTGCAATGCAGACTTCGCAAACTATAGCCGAAGTTCCCATGATCCGCGAGGCTTTGCTGGCTGAAGACCCTGATGGAAAGATTCAGGTTGTGGCTGAAAATATCCGGAAGAAAATAGGTGCGACATATGTTGTTGTAGGAGACTCCACAGGAAAACGTTACTCTCATCCCGTGCAGGAAAGAGTCGGTAAATATTTTGTTGGTGGAGATACCGGACCTGTTCTAAAGGAAGGTAAATCGTATGTTTCAGAGGCTGTCGGAACTCTCGGGCCTTCTATGCGTAGTTTTGTTCCTATTTTAGGGGATGATTCTAAAATATTAGGTTTTGTTTCCGTTGGTTATCTGACCGAAAATGTTCAGAAAAACATTTCAGAACATCTAAATAGACCCTTGTGGTTTATATTAGGGCTGACTTTAATCGGGCTTTTTAGCACTGCATATATCGCCCGTCATTTGAAAAGAATTACACTCAACCTTGAGCCTGCCGAAATTACGAATCTTTATCTGGAACGCGGAGCAGTTCTGGAAACCATTCGTGAGGGAGTCATTGCAACTGATGATAAGGGGGAAATACGACTAGCTAATAAAGCTGCTCTTAATTATACCTGCTTTAATTCAGCTGAACTTGTTGGAAAAATGATGGGGGATGTGATTCCGTGTGCTGGGCTTGATCATGCCCTTACGACAGGGGAAAGTGAATATGATCAGGAGCGTATCGTTAACGGGCAGGAACTTATTTTTAACATTGTTCCGGTCTTACAAGGTGGCGAGGTAAAGGGATTGGTTGCCAGTTTTCGGCGTAAGGATGAACTGGATAGAGTCTCGCATGAGTTATCAAGTATTCAGGCATATTCTGAACTTTTGCGCGCTCAAACTCACGAATACTCTAATAAATTGCATACCATCGCCGGACTGATCCAGATCGAAGCTTATCAAGAGGCTTTAGATCTCATTACATGTGAATCATCCGGCTATGAAGATCTTATTATGTTTCTTAATAAAGCCGTTCCGCATCCGGTAATTGCTGCAATTGTTATTGGTAAGTTTAATAGAGCCAAGGAGCTTAAGGTTAAGTTTGATGTAGACCGCGAAGGAACTATGGTCGATGTTCCGGATTGGATTAAACAGGAGAAAATTGTTACTATTGTTGGCAACTTACTGGATAATGCTTTTGATGCTGTAGTCGGGTGTGGGAAAAAAAATTGCAAGGTGCAGCTTTCTTTTACGGACCTCGGAAATGATATTGTCTTTGAAGTTGAAGATTCAGGCCCCGGAATACCTTCGGATAAAATTGATCATATTTTTGAGAAAGGTGTTTCTTCCAAAGGGACAGGGCGGCGCGGATTAGGTCTTTATCTAGTTAAGCAAAGACTTGATGAACTCGGCGGTTTTGTTTCGGTTTCTTCTGATGGCGTGGGAGGAACTTTGTTCTCTGTAATCATTCCTAAAATAAAGCGTAGTGGAATATGA
- a CDS encoding response regulator, with the protein MNSIKVMVVEDDAKIADLHRRFTEKVEGFEVVAIAQSLDDAKEMIELFEPDLILLDLYFPEGTSLDMLREIRTKGVETDVILITAAREMDPLKEALRGGVFDYIIKPVILERFKGCLTKFREYYSRLHNSETLEQKDVDNMRHPSTAASTPLLPVDLPKGIDPLTLKKVKDVFKDPDTVSGLSAENVGELIGASRSTTRRYLEYLVSIGFIYPDLVYGTVGRPERSYFRN; encoded by the coding sequence ATGAACTCGATTAAAGTCATGGTTGTGGAAGATGATGCTAAAATAGCAGATCTCCATCGCAGGTTTACTGAAAAAGTAGAGGGTTTTGAGGTTGTTGCGATAGCTCAGAGTCTTGATGATGCGAAAGAAATGATCGAATTATTCGAACCAGACCTGATATTGTTGGACCTCTATTTTCCGGAAGGTACAAGTCTTGATATGTTGCGCGAAATTCGTACAAAAGGGGTGGAAACTGATGTGATACTTATAACCGCTGCGCGTGAAATGGACCCCCTTAAAGAAGCGCTTCGCGGAGGAGTTTTTGATTATATTATAAAGCCGGTTATTTTAGAAAGATTTAAGGGGTGTCTTACAAAGTTTCGTGAGTATTACAGCCGCTTGCATAATTCAGAAACACTGGAACAGAAAGATGTGGATAATATGCGTCATCCCTCTACGGCCGCATCAACGCCGCTCCTGCCTGTAGATTTGCCGAAAGGTATAGATCCTCTCACTTTGAAAAAGGTTAAGGATGTATTTAAAGATCCTGATACAGTGAGTGGGTTAAGCGCTGAAAATGTCGGAGAGCTTATCGGAGCGAGTCGATCGACTACCCGTCGTTATCTTGAATACCTTGTCTCAATCGGTTTTATTTATCCTGACTTGGTTTATGGAACAGTTGGACGACCTGAGCGCAGCTATTTCCGCAATTAA
- a CDS encoding DctP family TRAP transporter solute-binding subunit translates to MKRLITIMFVALLVVTMSVPAFAGKVVLKLGHIAEPVHPYGQGAEKFAELVKEKSGGDIIVKVFPSSQLGGQKDLIEGLIYGTIDMALVGTAVLGQFQPQISLFDLPFLFENREHAYKSLDTVGMEIGKPLESKGIKLLGYMENGIRHVTNNVREVKTPADMKGLKIRVMTNKIYIEMMKSLGASPTPMAFGELYSAMQQGTVDGQENPSAHIWTKRFFEVQKYASKTAHSYAPEPLVMSMISWGRLDAKQQQIIMDAAKEAVAWQRDLSTKKDEEYWKLIEATGKIKVIEVDRSLFAEATKPVYEKFAPIVGQDNIDKVNALKK, encoded by the coding sequence ATGAAACGTTTGATCACCATCATGTTTGTTGCTCTTTTAGTAGTAACAATGTCAGTTCCCGCATTTGCAGGAAAAGTTGTCCTTAAACTTGGTCACATTGCTGAACCTGTTCATCCTTACGGACAGGGTGCTGAAAAATTTGCTGAACTGGTTAAAGAAAAATCAGGCGGCGATATCATTGTTAAAGTATTCCCTTCCTCACAGCTTGGTGGACAGAAAGATCTTATTGAAGGTTTGATTTACGGAACCATCGATATGGCTCTGGTCGGTACAGCTGTTTTAGGTCAATTCCAGCCACAAATTTCTCTCTTTGATCTTCCTTTCCTTTTTGAGAACAGAGAGCATGCTTATAAATCTCTTGATACCGTAGGTATGGAAATTGGTAAGCCTCTTGAATCAAAAGGCATTAAACTCCTTGGTTATATGGAAAACGGTATCCGCCACGTCACCAATAATGTTCGTGAAGTAAAAACTCCTGCAGATATGAAAGGGCTCAAAATCAGAGTCATGACCAATAAAATTTACATTGAAATGATGAAGTCACTCGGCGCATCTCCTACACCTATGGCTTTCGGCGAACTTTACTCTGCAATGCAGCAGGGAACTGTTGATGGCCAGGAAAACCCAAGTGCTCATATCTGGACTAAACGTTTCTTTGAAGTTCAAAAATACGCTTCAAAAACAGCACACTCATACGCACCGGAACCTCTCGTAATGTCTATGATCAGCTGGGGAAGACTCGACGCAAAACAGCAGCAGATTATCATGGACGCAGCTAAAGAAGCCGTTGCATGGCAGCGTGACCTTTCAACCAAAAAGGATGAGGAATACTGGAAGCTTATTGAAGCAACTGGAAAAATCAAAGTTATTGAAGTTGATCGTTCTCTCTTTGCAGAAGCAACTAAGCCTGTTTACGAAAAATTTGCACCTATCGTAGGGCAGGATAATATTGATAAGGTTAACGCCCTTAAAAAATAG
- a CDS encoding TRAP transporter small permease, producing the protein MDKLFDRLRTVLYWISVSSMTIMLGLIFFQVVSRYFFGHTFEWSEELARFLFVWVVFLGSALIMGESGHLAVQILPNKFKGTGLGVAIEILINLCSYAFTLLLLIQGAKMTSVMTFQIAPGLGISMSIVYSIIPISASLMMLYLFKDTVRIVKEISARKN; encoded by the coding sequence ATGGATAAATTATTTGATAGATTACGCACAGTTCTTTACTGGATTTCAGTATCTTCAATGACTATTATGCTGGGGTTGATCTTTTTTCAGGTTGTGTCCCGTTATTTTTTTGGACATACATTTGAATGGTCTGAAGAGCTAGCGAGATTCTTGTTCGTATGGGTTGTTTTCCTCGGTTCAGCACTCATCATGGGTGAAAGCGGGCATCTGGCAGTACAGATTCTGCCTAATAAATTTAAGGGGACAGGGTTAGGCGTTGCTATTGAGATTCTTATTAATCTTTGCAGTTATGCTTTTACATTGCTCCTTCTTATTCAAGGGGCAAAAATGACCTCAGTAATGACATTCCAGATAGCTCCTGGGCTCGGAATTTCAATGAGTATAGTCTATTCAATCATCCCCATCAGTGCCTCACTTATGATGCTATACCTATTTAAAGATACAGTGCGGATTGTTAAAGAAATTTCAGCACGGAAAAACTAG
- a CDS encoding TRAP transporter large permease produces MEAVLLCTFLGLTFLGVPVAYALGLSVSVILYQYLNIPQVMITQVMYSGIDSFSFMAVPFFMLAGAFMSAGGVTKRLVNFAQSLVGSFTGGLAQVVAVSGMFFAAISGSSAATTAAIGSTMVDEMEKKGYRRELATGIVAAGGTVGIVIPPSITLVVFGVIAGTSIGDLFVGGLVPGLLMGFTMCMVSYFIAKKEGIPAEGSFSVMNVLRSFKESFWALMTPVIIIGGIYGGIFTPTEAAAVAAVYGIFVGFFIYKELTIRDFPRIIFQAVMGTTMIMFIVGAAKVFGWMLTNLEIPHHIGEYIVSLTSSPIVFLLLMNVLLLFIGTLINASAAIVILTPIFLPVAIKLGIDPLFFGVLMVVNLAIGCITPPVGLDLFVASAITKVPLEKVMKASTPYLLSLLASLLLMTFCPAIITFLPNLLR; encoded by the coding sequence ATGGAAGCAGTATTATTATGCACATTTTTAGGATTGACTTTTTTAGGAGTTCCAGTTGCGTATGCGCTAGGTCTTTCTGTTTCAGTCATTCTGTATCAATATCTTAATATCCCGCAGGTCATGATCACTCAGGTTATGTACTCTGGAATTGACTCCTTTTCCTTCATGGCTGTTCCATTTTTTATGCTTGCAGGCGCATTCATGTCAGCCGGAGGTGTAACTAAGAGACTGGTAAACTTTGCTCAGTCACTGGTTGGTTCATTTACCGGAGGTCTGGCTCAGGTTGTTGCTGTTTCGGGTATGTTCTTTGCGGCTATTTCAGGTTCATCCGCAGCTACAACTGCTGCAATCGGTTCAACGATGGTCGATGAAATGGAGAAGAAAGGATATCGTCGTGAACTTGCAACAGGGATTGTTGCCGCTGGAGGAACTGTAGGGATTGTTATTCCGCCTTCCATTACATTGGTCGTTTTCGGTGTTATTGCCGGAACTTCAATCGGTGATCTTTTTGTAGGCGGTTTAGTTCCCGGATTGCTCATGGGATTTACCATGTGTATGGTCAGTTATTTTATTGCTAAAAAAGAAGGGATTCCTGCTGAGGGGTCATTTTCAGTCATGAACGTTCTCAGGTCATTCAAAGAATCTTTCTGGGCGCTTATGACTCCGGTAATTATTATCGGAGGAATTTATGGCGGTATTTTTACTCCGACTGAAGCAGCTGCGGTTGCAGCCGTTTACGGCATCTTCGTAGGGTTCTTTATTTACAAGGAACTGACAATAAGAGATTTTCCTAGAATAATCTTTCAGGCTGTAATGGGAACGACAATGATTATGTTTATTGTCGGCGCTGCAAAAGTTTTCGGATGGATGCTCACTAATCTGGAAATTCCCCATCATATCGGTGAGTACATTGTTTCTCTGACAAGTTCTCCGATAGTGTTCCTCTTGTTAATGAACGTCCTTCTGCTGTTTATCGGAACGCTCATCAATGCTTCGGCAGCTATTGTTATTCTTACTCCTATCTTCCTGCCGGTAGCAATAAAGTTGGGAATTGATCCTTTGTTCTTTGGAGTGTTGATGGTTGTTAACCTTGCAATTGGGTGTATTACTCCTCCGGTCGGGCTTGATCTATTTGTTGCCAGTGCAATAACAAAGGTTCCACTGGAAAAAGTAATGAAGGCCTCAACCCCTTACCTCCTTTCTTTGCTTGCTTCGTTGCTTTTGATGACATTTTGTCCGGCAATTATAACTTTCTTGCCTAATCTCTTACGCTAA